In Phycisphaerae bacterium RAS1, the genomic window CGCACCCGGTGCTTGGTTACAGCTTGCTGGAAGCGCCCAGCGGAGCCGCGGCGCTGGCCGTACGGCCGCTGCCGCCGGAACGGGTGAACCGCTACAGCCCGATCGCCTCGCTGGTGCTGACCTTCGGCTGCAAGTTCAACTGCCCGTATTGCCCGATCCCGGCCTACAACCAGCGGCAGCACCGCGTGAAGAGCGGGGCGCGGATCGCGGACGAGTTCGTTCGCCTGCGCCGCGAGTACGGGCTGCGCTACTTCTTCGGAGCCGACGACAACTTCTTCAACGAGAAACGCCGCACGCTCGACATTGTCGAGACGCTGGCGCGGACCGAGATCGACGGCGTTCCGCTCCGCAAGAAAGTGCGCTGGGGCACCGAGGTGACGGTGCACGATACGCTGCAGCTCCGCGAGCACCTGCCGACGGTGCGGGCGGCCGGCGTCCGAGCGCTCTGGCTGGGCGTCGAGGACATGACCGCCACGTTCATCAAGAAAGGCCAATCGGTCAGCAAGACGGCGGAGGCATTCCAGCTCCTGAGCCGGCACGGCGTCTGCCCGATGCCGATGATGATGCACCATGACACGCAGCCGCTCTACACGCGCAAGGGCGACTACGGCTTGATCAACCAGGTCAGCCTGCTGCGAAAGGCGGGAGCGATCAGCGTGCAGGTGCTGATGATGACGCCGGCGACCGGTTCCAAGCTCTACGAAAGCGCGTTCACCGACGGACTGGTGTACGCCAGCGTCGCCGGGCGTCGCGTCGAGCCGCACATGCTGGACGCCAACTACGTGGTCGCGTCGGAGCACGCGCAGCCGTGGCGAAAACAGCTCAACATCATGGCGGCGTATTTGTTCTTCTATAACCCGCTGAGGTTTCTGGTTGCGCTGGTTCGGCCCAAGAGCAGGCTCTTCCTCGCCGATGCACTGATGCAGCTCGTCGGCATGTGGGGAACGGGGCAGACGATCCGCCGCACGTTCGGCTGGGCGCTGCGGCTGATGCGCGGCGACATCCGCCGCCGGACGAGCGTGCCCGCCAGCCCGATCCCGATGATCGGGTCGGACGGCATGGCGGCGCATCATGCGCTGCCGGGAACGGCTCGCGTGCAACTGATCCGGCTGCCCGTGCGCACCCCGGCGGTCGAGCCGGTTCCTCGTTCGACCTCGCTGGATCCGGCGGTTGTATCCGCGTCGCCGTAACGAGATCGGTCTCAGAAGCTCGTTCGCGTGTTCGGATTGCGCGTTACGTGCAACGTGAGGGAGAGTCAATGACCGCCAAGGATATCGTCGCTGAGCTCAAGAAGTTCGCCAGCGCGCAAACCAAGAAAACATGGATGACCCACGGCGCTCAAGAGCCCTGCCTCGGCGTCAAGGTCGCGGACATGAAGAAGATCCAGAAGCGCGTCAAGATGGACTACCAGCTCGCCTTGGATCTCTACGACACCGGCATCGCCGACGCAATGTACCTCGCAGGACTGATCGCGGACGACGCGAAGATGACCAAAAAGGACCTGCAAAAATGGGTTGAAGGCGCCACCTGGGGCATGGTCGCCGAATACACGGTCCCGTGGGTCGCGTCCGGTAGCCCGCATGGCCGCGAGCTTGCCTTGAAGTGGATCGAATCCAAGGACGAAGCCATCGCCTCGGCCGGCTGGCAGACCTACAGCAGCATGGTCGCCATCAAGCCGGACGCGGACCTTGACCTGGCCGAGATCAAGTCGCTCCTGCAGCGCGTGGCGAGTTCGATCCACCAGCAGCCCAATCGCGTCAAATGCGTGATGAACAGTTTCGTCATCGCCGTCGCCTGCCACGTCAAACCGCTTCACAAGCTCGCAGTCGATACGGCCGACGGAATCGGCAAGGTCGCCGTCGAACTGGTCGGGGCGTGCAAGATTCCGTTCGCGCCCGACTTCATCAAGAAATTCCAGGCGCGCAGCCCGATCGGCAAGAAGCGCAAGTCGCCGAAGTGCTGATCGGATTGCTCGCGATCAGGCGGCGATACCGCTGAAGACTTCCGGCATCATCTGACCACCGACCTCGCCGTACCGACCGAACGTGCAAACTGCTTGACGACGTGGCGACAGTCTTCAAACCAACGGCCGCCGATTGACCGGTCCCCCCGCGCTGCATCTGGTACGCGAGGAGCTGGTTGCCAAGTTCCTTGATGGTAAACTCGCCCTCTGCCGCCGGCGTCGGTTCACGACCCGCGTGCAAATCTTCGACGAGGCGTAGATAATTCTGATGGGCGGCGTCGGGCTCGGCCCAGACGCCGAAGAAGTTAAGTTTGCCGCGTTTTTTTGCACCATTGACCGTCCCGATATGCGGTCAACGGGAACGAGGACCGGTTGTCGTCACGCTAGTCGCGTTTTCGCGAACGCGCCGTAAGTCGTCATAAAGCCAGCTGCCACCGTAGCTCAATTGGCAGAGCAGCGGTTTTGTAATTAAGTCCTTATCGCCACTGGCTTTACGGAAACGCGGATTTTTCGAATAATTCTCCGCCGCAAACCGCAGGAGACCGCACGAAACCGCACTTCCGGTTGTCGCGACAACCGCAACGACGCAGCAACATAGAGAGTGCGAAGTCCGCTGTCTTGGTGCGGCCTGATTCCGCTGCGCGATCGGAGGGCGAGCGCAGGCGCTCGGCATTCGCCACTCGTCCGCCGAGCCCAAGGCGATTGCATCGAACATCTGAATCACCCTGCTTTGCAAGCCAAAGCCGTTTTGCCATTGACGCGCCGCACTATGCCAGACGACATACCCTGCGTTTTTTCGCGACCGGAGCCGAATCTCGATTTCGATGCGATGGCCCTGCCGCCGAGCCCGCGGCAAGCCCGGCAGTGTTGCCCCTACGCGACCGGTTGATATACTACGCGATTGATGCGGAAGAAGGCAGCACCGTATTTGATGCTTTTTCTGACGGTCGCATGTCCGACGCTGTGTCGGGCATCGATGGTCGCCCGCGTACACTGCGCGGACGAAGCAGCATGGTGCTGCGATCCAGCCGCGAGCCAGCCCGATCCTTGCCCGGAAGACCAGCCTCCCCCCTCGACCCCGGCCGACCCGTGCGAAGAGCTTTCCTGCTTTTGCTCGCCTTACGTCATGATCGAACGGGACTCCGGCGCGGACACGGTGCTCACGATCAGCGAGCTCTCGATGAATGCTTGCCCGTCGATCATCATCTTGGTGCCCTGCGCTGGGATCGATATCGGGCTGATGGGTCGACACGCCTTACCTGCGATCACCGCTGAGAA contains:
- a CDS encoding DNA alkylation repair enzyme, coding for MTAKDIVAELKKFASAQTKKTWMTHGAQEPCLGVKVADMKKIQKRVKMDYQLALDLYDTGIADAMYLAGLIADDAKMTKKDLQKWVEGATWGMVAEYTVPWVASGSPHGRELALKWIESKDEAIASAGWQTYSSMVAIKPDADLDLAEIKSLLQRVASSIHQQPNRVKCVMNSFVIAVACHVKPLHKLAVDTADGIGKVAVELVGACKIPFAPDFIKKFQARSPIGKKRKSPKC